From one Thermogemmatispora onikobensis genomic stretch:
- a CDS encoding beta-galactosidase: MEAFPPLNPRAPFIWYGGDYNPEQWPRAVWDEDLRLMQECRFRVATVGVFSWTALQPAEERFTFGWLDQVLDKLTAAGCRVCLATPSAAQPAWLSQRYPEVLRADPTGRRRHHGWRVNYCPTSSVYRRLAAQMAAKLAERYHAHPALVAWHVSNEYAPACYCEQCAAAFRDWLRTRYGSLDELNRRWWTRFWSHTYTDWSQIEPPYANGEGSLHALTLDYRRFQNEMLLECFRLEREAIRQFSREVPITTNLMRFYRDLDYRLWAREMDVVAWDCYPSVEDEPLDIALAHDLMRSLRDGQPFLLMEQSPSSQNWQPYNTLKRPGELRLQSYQALAHGAESVMFFQWRRSRGGIEKLHGAVIEHSGRSDTRVFAEVQALGQELERLGGRTLGGVTPAQVGLLFDWENWWALEDCSGPTREKRYLETLRAHYAPFWRRNVPVDLVFSDSDLGRYRLLMAPLLYLLKEGLAERLAAFVQDGGTLVTTYLCGMVDECDLAFEDGYPGPLRHVLGIWNEEIEALPPGCTNRLVLNDGRSFACGHLCALIHDEGAEVLGRYGEDFYAGRPALTRHRVGRGQAFYLACEPEAAFLESFYGELLGELGIAPALETPPGVEATLRQTARERLLFVLNHGRAPATVTLPPGRTFEELLTGRMVSGSLSLPGLEVAILAEPLASEPSQRAGS; the protein is encoded by the coding sequence ATGGAGGCCTTTCCACCGCTGAATCCACGTGCTCCTTTTATCTGGTACGGTGGCGACTATAATCCTGAGCAGTGGCCGCGCGCTGTCTGGGATGAGGATCTGCGTTTGATGCAGGAGTGCCGCTTTCGCGTGGCGACGGTGGGTGTCTTTAGCTGGACGGCGCTGCAGCCGGCGGAGGAGCGCTTTACTTTCGGTTGGCTCGATCAGGTGCTGGATAAGCTGACGGCGGCGGGCTGCCGGGTCTGTCTGGCAACGCCCAGCGCGGCGCAGCCGGCCTGGTTGTCGCAGCGCTATCCCGAGGTGTTGCGGGCCGATCCGACGGGTCGCCGCCGCCACCACGGCTGGCGCGTGAACTATTGTCCGACCTCGTCGGTCTATCGCCGCCTGGCCGCCCAGATGGCGGCGAAGCTGGCCGAGCGCTATCATGCGCATCCAGCCCTGGTGGCCTGGCATGTCTCGAATGAGTATGCGCCGGCCTGCTACTGCGAGCAGTGCGCGGCGGCTTTCCGCGATTGGCTGCGTACGCGCTATGGCAGCCTCGATGAACTCAACCGGCGCTGGTGGACCCGCTTCTGGAGCCATACGTACACGGATTGGTCGCAGATTGAGCCTCCTTATGCCAACGGCGAGGGTTCGCTTCACGCTTTGACGCTGGATTATCGCCGCTTCCAGAATGAGATGTTACTGGAGTGCTTTCGGCTGGAGCGTGAGGCGATCCGCCAGTTCTCGCGCGAGGTGCCTATCACAACGAATCTGATGCGCTTCTATCGCGATCTCGATTATCGCCTCTGGGCGCGTGAGATGGATGTGGTGGCCTGGGACTGCTATCCCTCTGTCGAGGATGAGCCGCTCGATATTGCGCTGGCTCATGATTTGATGCGCAGTCTGCGCGATGGGCAGCCGTTCTTGCTGATGGAGCAGTCGCCCAGTAGTCAGAACTGGCAGCCGTACAATACGTTGAAGCGGCCCGGGGAGCTGCGCCTGCAGAGCTATCAGGCGCTGGCCCACGGGGCGGAGTCGGTGATGTTCTTTCAGTGGCGGCGCAGTCGCGGCGGGATCGAGAAGCTGCATGGGGCGGTGATCGAGCACAGTGGGCGCAGCGATACGCGCGTCTTTGCGGAGGTGCAGGCCCTGGGCCAGGAGCTGGAGCGCCTGGGCGGGCGGACGCTGGGCGGGGTGACGCCGGCTCAGGTGGGGCTGCTCTTCGATTGGGAAAACTGGTGGGCGCTGGAGGATTGCAGCGGGCCGACGCGCGAGAAGCGCTATCTGGAGACGTTGCGCGCTCATTATGCGCCGTTCTGGCGGCGCAATGTGCCAGTCGATCTGGTCTTTAGCGATTCGGATCTGGGACGCTATCGTCTGCTGATGGCGCCCCTCCTCTATCTGCTCAAGGAGGGGCTGGCCGAGCGCCTGGCGGCCTTCGTGCAAGATGGGGGGACGCTGGTGACGACCTATCTGTGTGGGATGGTGGATGAGTGCGATCTGGCTTTTGAGGATGGCTATCCGGGGCCACTGCGCCATGTGCTGGGGATCTGGAACGAGGAGATCGAGGCGCTGCCGCCGGGGTGCACGAATCGTCTGGTGTTAAACGATGGGCGCAGCTTTGCCTGCGGCCATCTGTGTGCGCTGATCCATGATGAGGGGGCCGAGGTGCTGGGGCGCTACGGCGAGGATTTCTATGCCGGGCGCCCGGCCTTGACGCGCCATCGTGTGGGCCGCGGTCAGGCTTTCTATCTGGCGTGCGAGCCGGAAGCGGCTTTTCTGGAGAGCTTCTACGGGGAGCTGCTGGGGGAGCTGGGGATCGCTCCGGCGCTGGAGACGCCGCCAGGCGTGGAGGCGACGCTGCGCCAGACGGCCCGTGAGCGCCTGCTCTTTGTGCTCAATCATGGGCGGGCGCCGGCAACGGTGACGCTGCCGCCGGGCCGCACGTTTGAGGAGCTGCTGACGGGCCGGATGGTGAGCGGCTCGCTCTCGCTGCCCGGGCTGGAGGTGGCTATTCTGGCGGAGCCGCTCGCTTCCGAGCCTAGCCAGCGGGCAGGATCTTGA
- a CDS encoding alpha-L-fucosidase, with product MQQPQPQQRYEQQEALNAIERLAAAGPFTPDWHSLRAYRVPAWYAGARFGIFIHWGLYAVPAYDNEWYPRNMYLPDTPAYRHHLATYGPPERFGYKDFIPHFRAERFDPAAWAALCQEAGARFVVPVAEHHDGFAMYRCSFSRWNAVDMGPRRDIIGELAEAVRARGLTFGLSSHRAEHWWFFNGGRTIPSDVQDPQYADLYGPARPDDEPPDAAFLDDWLARLYELVERYRPALIYFDWWISRPAFRPSLARFAAYYYNRAARWGQEVVITYKEGAFDEGSAVEDIERGRRPAISRRVWQADTSVARNSWGYTVAQDYKPFGTLLDDLIDTVSKNGVFLLNIGPRADGSIPEPEADLLRRLGRWLAINGEAIYDSQPWHLHGEGPTASAAGAFSEGQQAAFTAQDLRFTRRGQTLYVLLPVWPPQGRVSIQALAAGSPHYPHRIGAVHLLGDDVPLSWTRDEQGLHVTLPPAPPGERGGALKILPAG from the coding sequence GTGCAACAGCCACAGCCGCAGCAGCGCTACGAGCAGCAGGAAGCGCTCAACGCGATCGAACGCCTGGCCGCTGCTGGGCCATTTACCCCCGACTGGCACTCCCTGCGCGCCTACCGTGTGCCGGCCTGGTACGCCGGCGCGCGCTTCGGCATCTTCATCCACTGGGGCCTCTACGCCGTCCCGGCCTACGACAACGAATGGTACCCCCGTAACATGTACCTGCCCGACACGCCGGCCTACCGCCACCACCTGGCCACCTACGGCCCCCCCGAGCGCTTCGGCTACAAAGACTTCATCCCGCACTTCCGCGCCGAGCGCTTCGATCCCGCCGCCTGGGCCGCCCTCTGCCAGGAAGCCGGCGCCCGCTTCGTTGTCCCCGTTGCCGAACACCACGACGGCTTTGCCATGTACCGCTGCAGCTTCTCACGCTGGAACGCCGTCGACATGGGGCCGCGCCGCGACATCATCGGCGAACTAGCCGAAGCCGTACGCGCCCGCGGCCTCACCTTCGGCCTCTCCTCGCACCGCGCCGAACACTGGTGGTTTTTCAACGGCGGCAGAACCATTCCCAGCGACGTCCAGGACCCCCAGTACGCCGACCTCTACGGACCCGCGCGGCCCGACGACGAGCCGCCCGACGCCGCCTTTCTCGACGACTGGCTGGCCCGACTCTACGAGCTGGTCGAACGCTATCGGCCCGCCCTCATCTACTTCGACTGGTGGATCTCGCGGCCCGCCTTCCGCCCCTCTCTGGCCCGCTTCGCCGCCTACTACTACAACCGCGCCGCCCGCTGGGGACAGGAAGTCGTCATCACCTACAAAGAAGGCGCCTTTGACGAAGGCAGCGCCGTCGAAGACATCGAACGCGGACGCCGTCCCGCCATCAGCCGGCGCGTCTGGCAGGCCGACACCAGCGTCGCCCGCAACTCCTGGGGCTACACTGTCGCCCAGGACTACAAGCCCTTCGGCACTCTGCTCGACGACCTCATCGACACCGTCAGCAAAAACGGCGTCTTCCTGCTCAACATCGGCCCACGCGCCGACGGCAGCATTCCCGAGCCAGAGGCCGACCTCCTGCGCCGCCTGGGGCGCTGGCTGGCCATCAACGGCGAAGCCATCTACGACAGCCAGCCCTGGCACCTCCACGGCGAAGGCCCCACCGCCAGCGCCGCCGGCGCCTTCAGCGAGGGCCAGCAGGCCGCCTTTACCGCCCAAGACCTGCGCTTCACCCGCCGCGGCCAAACCCTCTACGTCCTGCTGCCCGTCTGGCCGCCGCAGGGCAGGGTCAGCATCCAGGCCCTGGCCGCTGGCAGCCCCCACTACCCGCACCGCATCGGCGCCGTCCACCTGCTCGGCGACGACGTCCCCCTGTCCTGGACACGCGACGAGCAGGGCCTGCACGTCACGCTACCCCCCGCCCCGCCAGGCGAGCGCGGCGGCGCCCTCAAGATCCTGCCCGCTGGCTAG